A single Candidatus Thalassolituus haligoni DNA region contains:
- a CDS encoding imelysin family protein: protein MMKLTSLAAAIAVTSMLTACGGGSSSSSTDADDAQATAVINVANVSKVLETNADIALATYSDAVDTAIELQTALQTFRENPTEENFVAAKTAWLVAREPYGQTEVYRFRLSPIDSTDYSSEDGPEGDINAWPLGEALIDYVQTNDTDFGTDQVGVTANAAGINGGGALTAAGAEDQSNNIIGNTSIDISADLLANTATADDEHDVIAGYHAIEFLLWGQDLNNDGETTDGTDRDEAVKANTATNYAEGGDRPLSDLAEGYSETDTYDSSNLSNRRHKFMEMAVQKLIDDLTTVRDGWAEGASYRTAFTTISTEDEAKQKLAEILTGMGTLSEGELAGERMQIAFSSNSQEDEHSCFSDNTHRDIWLDAEGVSNSYYGEYAGYDSTLDGTDDATARAVSGYGIDDYLADAGLTELASDMEAALTTTQTAYVAIDTLARAGTPFDVQIIEATSSEPAYDAIKALNAQSSVIADVAEALEIDAEVIDGDATECNTEDPTAEC, encoded by the coding sequence ATGATGAAATTGACCTCGCTTGCTGCGGCTATCGCCGTAACGTCCATGTTGACGGCCTGTGGTGGTGGTAGCTCAAGCAGTTCCACGGATGCGGATGACGCTCAGGCGACCGCCGTCATTAACGTGGCTAACGTCAGTAAAGTGTTGGAAACCAATGCGGATATCGCACTGGCAACCTACAGCGATGCCGTTGACACCGCTATTGAGTTACAGACTGCGCTGCAAACCTTCCGTGAAAACCCAACCGAAGAAAATTTTGTTGCCGCCAAAACAGCCTGGCTGGTAGCGCGTGAGCCTTATGGGCAGACCGAAGTTTATCGCTTCCGCCTGAGCCCGATTGACTCCACCGACTACAGCTCGGAAGACGGCCCGGAAGGTGACATCAATGCCTGGCCATTAGGTGAGGCCCTGATCGATTACGTGCAGACCAACGATACGGATTTTGGTACTGATCAGGTGGGCGTAACCGCCAACGCCGCTGGTATTAATGGTGGTGGTGCCTTGACGGCAGCCGGTGCGGAAGATCAGTCGAATAACATCATTGGCAATACCAGCATCGACATTAGCGCCGACCTGCTGGCTAATACCGCCACCGCTGATGACGAGCACGACGTGATTGCCGGATACCACGCCATTGAGTTCTTGCTGTGGGGCCAGGATCTGAACAATGATGGTGAAACCACTGATGGTACGGATCGTGATGAGGCGGTGAAAGCCAATACCGCTACTAACTACGCGGAAGGCGGTGATCGTCCTCTGAGCGATCTGGCTGAGGGTTACTCTGAGACCGACACTTACGACAGCAGCAATTTGTCCAACCGTCGTCACAAATTTATGGAAATGGCCGTACAGAAGCTGATCGACGATTTAACCACAGTCCGTGACGGCTGGGCCGAAGGCGCTTCATACCGCACTGCTTTTACCACCATCAGCACCGAAGACGAAGCCAAGCAGAAACTGGCAGAAATCCTCACCGGGATGGGCACTTTGTCTGAAGGTGAATTGGCCGGCGAGCGGATGCAGATTGCCTTTTCTTCCAACTCTCAGGAAGACGAACATTCCTGCTTCTCGGATAACACTCACCGTGATATCTGGCTGGATGCCGAGGGTGTTTCCAACAGCTACTACGGTGAATACGCCGGTTACGACAGCACGCTGGATGGTACCGACGACGCGACGGCTCGTGCCGTCAGTGGTTATGGCATTGATGATTACCTGGCTGATGCCGGTCTGACGGAATTGGCCAGTGATATGGAAGCGGCTTTGACCACGACTCAAACGGCTTATGTGGCAATCGATACTTTGGCTCGTGCCGGTACGCCTTTTGACGTCCAGATCATTGAAGCGACCAGCAGCGAACCAGCCTACGATGCCATCAAGGCATTGAACGCTCAATCATCGGTGATTGCGGATGTGGCCGAAGCACTGGAAATTGACGCAGAAGTCATTGATGGTGACGCTACCGAGTGCAACACCGAAGATCCAACCGCTGAGTGCTAG
- a CDS encoding cytochrome-c peroxidase, with protein MRKYLTVLLALLLSSCGGSSDSSSPAFDSKEALGESLFNDVSLSFNRTQSCASCHDVAQAFTDSRKNDSDQTAAVSIGDDGVSLGDRNAPTVTYASQTPDFHNGSRTRFNSQQSDYSGWLGGQFHDGRATTLADQAGGPPLNPIEMGMPDRASVVERLLENTDYIAALETLYGTDVFDATDTAYDAMTDAIARFEATDAFAPFDSKYDRSLLDSDDPDYYDYGVISKVASGKVLFFSQQFTNCATCHQLKRQSSSGETFTGYEYHNIGVPINTAVRSANGSADDFIDTGLQFNNSAVTADTEAGKFKVPTLRNVAVTAPYMHNGVFNELATVVKFYDHWLTGSSNSLNPETGVAWADPEISDTVNLTELQDGSLLDDDDVEVLVCFMMTLTDARYESLIPDVEWENCEAE; from the coding sequence GTGAGAAAGTATCTAACTGTATTATTGGCGCTATTACTGAGCAGCTGTGGTGGGTCATCCGATTCTTCCAGCCCCGCTTTTGACAGCAAGGAAGCTCTGGGTGAAAGCCTGTTTAACGATGTCAGTCTGTCGTTTAACCGTACCCAGTCTTGTGCCAGCTGCCACGATGTCGCTCAGGCATTTACCGACAGTCGCAAAAACGACAGTGACCAGACCGCCGCTGTTTCCATCGGTGATGACGGTGTTTCACTGGGTGACCGTAACGCCCCCACAGTGACCTACGCCTCACAGACACCCGATTTTCACAACGGCAGCCGTACCCGCTTCAATAGCCAGCAATCCGATTACAGTGGTTGGCTTGGCGGCCAGTTCCATGATGGCCGGGCCACCACCCTGGCCGACCAGGCTGGTGGCCCGCCATTAAATCCGATTGAAATGGGTATGCCGGATCGTGCCAGCGTAGTAGAACGACTGTTAGAAAATACAGACTATATTGCCGCCCTTGAAACCCTTTACGGCACAGACGTATTCGACGCTACCGACACCGCCTATGACGCCATGACCGATGCCATCGCCCGCTTTGAAGCCACCGACGCCTTTGCACCGTTCGATTCCAAGTACGATCGTTCATTACTGGATTCAGATGACCCGGATTATTACGACTATGGCGTCATCTCTAAAGTCGCCTCAGGCAAGGTGCTGTTTTTTTCCCAGCAATTCACCAACTGCGCCACTTGCCACCAGTTGAAACGCCAGAGCAGCAGCGGCGAAACCTTTACTGGCTACGAATACCACAACATCGGCGTTCCCATTAACACTGCCGTCCGCAGTGCCAATGGTTCGGCCGATGACTTTATTGATACCGGTTTGCAATTTAACAACAGCGCCGTCACTGCTGACACGGAAGCCGGTAAATTCAAGGTGCCAACCCTGCGCAACGTCGCCGTCACCGCACCCTATATGCACAACGGTGTATTTAATGAATTAGCCACGGTCGTCAAGTTTTACGACCACTGGCTGACCGGCAGCAGTAACAGCCTCAATCCGGAAACCGGTGTCGCCTGGGCTGACCCGGAAATCAGCGACACGGTTAACCTCACCGAGCTTCAGGACGGCAGCTTGCTCGACGACGACGATGTGGAAGTGCTGGTGTGCTTTATGATGACGCTGACCGATGCCCGCTACGAAAGTCTGATTCCGGATGTCGAGTGGGAAAACTGTGAAGCTGAATAA
- a CDS encoding FMN-binding protein, which yields MKLNNILWSLTLRSLILWLLANAASADNYLSQEAFLSQTFGEQQAAAKTLWLKPEHKNAASKLLGHPYSGLRVRYWQAGATSAWIMEEIGKERPITIGVVVVDDTIQSVSVLAFLESRGWEVRYPFFTDQFSGARLDETQQLSSHIDGITGATLSVRAVTNVARLALYLAEQTGVSHNQAASKP from the coding sequence GTGAAGCTGAATAATATCCTCTGGAGCCTGACTCTGCGGAGCCTGATCCTGTGGCTGCTGGCCAACGCCGCCAGCGCCGATAACTACCTCAGTCAGGAAGCCTTTCTGTCACAGACGTTTGGCGAGCAACAAGCGGCTGCCAAAACCCTGTGGCTCAAGCCCGAACACAAGAATGCCGCATCAAAACTGCTGGGGCATCCCTATTCCGGGCTACGGGTCAGATACTGGCAAGCCGGGGCAACCAGTGCCTGGATTATGGAAGAAATTGGCAAGGAGCGGCCAATTACGATCGGGGTTGTGGTGGTTGACGATACGATACAGTCAGTCTCGGTGCTGGCCTTTCTTGAATCCCGGGGATGGGAAGTCCGCTATCCGTTTTTTACCGACCAGTTTAGCGGTGCCCGGCTGGATGAAACACAGCAGTTAAGCAGCCACATTGACGGCATTACCGGTGCCACATTGTCGGTACGTGCCGTCACCAATGTCGCCCGTCTGGCGCTGTACCTTGCAGAGCAAACCGGGGTCAGCCACAATCAGGCCGCCAGCAAGCCCTGA
- a CDS encoding PepSY domain-containing protein, which translates to MKLVPFLIHWHRRSGLIILPVILMLAITGILINHSQSLGWAKTPVYSSWVAWLYGIHDTDIDQGFATGKHWVSQVGNSLYLDQSPIGHCEQPLLGALRWQETIALLCNNRIALYLPDGQLVEELTNLPVQASAIGTMATATHHSPNNTSNNTSNNTSNNTPENGSLLLQANSPYYLDNNSWSWQPARSDLAADWATPESLPQELTAQLNSDKPVPGITRERLLLDLHSGRLFGRIGVWVVDAVSIVLIFLALSGTFTWLKRIWLKQTGLKRTGQQHNPHKRPHPPASSSHQHQQKPTRR; encoded by the coding sequence TTGAAACTCGTTCCCTTTCTGATTCACTGGCATCGCCGCAGCGGTTTGATCATTCTGCCGGTGATCCTGATGCTGGCGATCACCGGCATCCTGATTAATCACAGCCAGTCTTTGGGCTGGGCCAAGACACCGGTTTATTCGTCCTGGGTGGCCTGGCTGTATGGCATCCATGACACGGATATTGATCAAGGCTTCGCAACTGGCAAGCACTGGGTCAGTCAGGTTGGTAATAGCCTCTATCTGGATCAAAGCCCGATTGGCCATTGTGAACAGCCGTTATTGGGCGCGCTGCGTTGGCAAGAAACCATCGCCCTGCTGTGTAACAATCGTATTGCACTGTATCTGCCGGATGGTCAACTGGTTGAAGAGTTGACTAATCTGCCGGTTCAGGCCAGCGCGATTGGCACCATGGCGACAGCCACACACCATTCTCCAAACAACACCTCGAACAACACCTCGAACAACACCTCGAACAACACGCCAGAGAATGGCTCCCTGCTGCTACAGGCAAACTCACCCTATTACCTCGACAACAACAGTTGGAGTTGGCAGCCTGCCCGCTCTGATCTGGCCGCCGACTGGGCCACACCCGAATCGCTACCCCAAGAACTGACAGCGCAGCTCAACAGCGACAAGCCGGTGCCAGGTATCACCCGCGAGCGATTGCTCCTGGACTTGCACAGTGGTCGCCTGTTTGGGCGCATTGGCGTATGGGTGGTTGATGCGGTCAGTATTGTGCTGATTTTTCTGGCGCTGAGCGGTACTTTCACCTGGCTAAAGCGTATTTGGTTAAAACAGACCGGGTTAAAACGTACCGGGCAGCAGCACAACCCACATAAACGCCCGCATCCGCCCGCATCGTCTTCTCATCAACACCAGCAAAAACCGACGCGGCGCTGA
- a CDS encoding sulfite exporter TauE/SafE family protein, whose protein sequence is MMLELLTPADLSLTSALVLIAFAGFTSFMTAAVGIGGGLLLLAVMASLVPVNALIPVHGLVQLGSNGNRMLMTFRHIDWAMLRYFSIGAVLGAGLASVVVVQLPLYLIQFAVAGFILFLVWGNKPGKRQLSPIGRIFAGALTTFLTMFVGATGPLVAGFVHRNNYSKLQLTSTFATCMTLQHTFKAIVFTAVGFAFWQWLPLVLLMIASGAFGTWMGLKLLNRIPGEWFKQAFRVVVTLLALRLLWQGLQSMGITA, encoded by the coding sequence ATGATGCTTGAACTGCTGACACCTGCCGATCTGTCGCTGACATCGGCGCTCGTCCTGATTGCGTTTGCCGGTTTCACATCGTTTATGACGGCCGCTGTCGGCATCGGCGGTGGCCTGTTGTTACTGGCGGTGATGGCTTCTCTGGTCCCCGTCAACGCACTGATTCCGGTGCATGGTCTGGTGCAGCTGGGCTCAAACGGCAATCGCATGTTGATGACCTTTCGACATATCGACTGGGCCATGCTGCGTTACTTCAGTATCGGGGCAGTACTCGGTGCTGGATTAGCCAGTGTGGTTGTGGTGCAGCTGCCGCTCTACCTGATTCAATTTGCGGTGGCGGGTTTTATTCTGTTTCTGGTGTGGGGGAACAAGCCGGGCAAACGCCAGCTCAGCCCGATCGGGCGAATATTTGCCGGGGCACTCACCACGTTTCTGACCATGTTTGTCGGTGCGACCGGGCCACTGGTTGCCGGTTTTGTGCACCGTAACAACTACAGCAAACTGCAACTCACCAGTACCTTTGCCACCTGCATGACCCTGCAACATACCTTCAAGGCGATCGTATTTACCGCCGTGGGTTTTGCTTTCTGGCAGTGGCTGCCACTGGTGCTTCTGATGATTGCCAGCGGTGCGTTTGGCACCTGGATGGGTCTTAAATTGTTGAACCGTATTCCCGGTGAGTGGTTTAAACAGGCGTTCAGGGTCGTTGTTACTCTGCTCGCCCTGCGTCTGCTTTGGCAGGGCTTGCAGAGTATGGGGATCACGGCCTGA
- a CDS encoding 3-deoxy-7-phosphoheptulonate synthase: MTTPTLTSRSASSNDPAVRPIATPAMLKARLALSDDVRIRIEQQRQQIRNILNGEDSRLLVITGPCSIHDEAAALDYGQRLMALNEQLGDRLLIVIRAYVEKPRTHIGWKGLAYDPERDGSGDMQAGLERSRKVMLALAEMGLPLATEALNPLVMMYLDDLISWTAIGARTTESQIHREMVSHLGMPTGLKNGTDGSMMTAINAMVAARHSHHTLGVDCHGQMAMLTTPGNPDTHIVLRGGNGMTNYDAASVAAAQQQLQEADCNVGVLVDCSHANACKQHRRQTAIALDVVGQRLAGNDRILGVMLESFINEGNQKMSANLVYGQSITDPCLGWDQTEALLREMHQQLAEIRP, from the coding sequence ATGACAACCCCCACTTTGACTTCCCGTTCTGCCAGCAGCAACGACCCGGCGGTACGCCCGATTGCAACACCGGCCATGCTCAAGGCACGGCTGGCATTGAGTGACGACGTCCGTATCCGGATTGAGCAGCAGCGCCAGCAGATTCGTAACATCCTGAATGGCGAAGACTCACGTTTGCTGGTGATTACCGGCCCCTGTTCCATTCATGATGAAGCCGCAGCGCTGGATTATGGCCAGCGTTTGATGGCGCTGAATGAGCAGCTTGGCGACCGCTTGCTGATTGTGATACGTGCCTACGTCGAAAAACCACGTACCCATATTGGCTGGAAAGGTCTGGCCTACGACCCTGAACGTGATGGCAGTGGTGATATGCAAGCCGGGCTGGAGCGTTCTCGCAAGGTGATGTTGGCACTGGCCGAAATGGGTTTGCCACTGGCGACAGAAGCGTTAAATCCACTGGTGATGATGTACCTGGATGATCTGATCAGCTGGACTGCTATTGGTGCTCGCACCACTGAATCACAGATCCATCGTGAAATGGTCAGTCACCTGGGGATGCCCACCGGATTAAAAAACGGCACCGATGGTTCCATGATGACAGCCATCAATGCCATGGTGGCGGCTCGTCACAGCCATCATACCCTGGGCGTTGATTGCCACGGTCAAATGGCGATGCTGACCACCCCAGGTAACCCGGATACTCATATCGTGTTACGCGGTGGTAATGGTATGACCAATTACGATGCGGCCAGTGTCGCCGCCGCCCAACAACAGTTGCAGGAAGCGGACTGCAATGTGGGTGTGCTGGTGGATTGCAGCCACGCCAACGCGTGCAAGCAGCACCGTCGCCAAACCGCTATAGCGCTGGACGTTGTTGGTCAGCGCTTGGCCGGTAATGACCGGATTCTGGGGGTGATGCTGGAAAGCTTCATTAACGAAGGCAATCAGAAAATGTCGGCCAATCTGGTGTACGGTCAGTCCATCACTGACCCATGTCTGGGTTGGGATCAGACCGAAGCACTGCTGCGTGAGATGCACCAGCAACTGGCTGAGATCAGGCCGTGA
- a CDS encoding class III extradiol dioxygenase family protein: protein MAKLIGGITTSHIPAIGVAMDKHLEDTPYYRDLFAIYPPIREWLQEQKPDIAVLFYNDHGLEMFLDKKPTFAIGCAPEYHNADEGWGINPIPPVTGETELSWHIVNHLIENDFDPTVCQDIKVDHGATVPLTLLWPNFTYQGIKVIPVSINCERHPMPKPSRSFAFGQAIGDAIRSWDSDQKVVVLGTGGLSHQLDGQRAGILNGDFDNYCMDKLVNEPEELCQYSNSDLIEKGGAQMVELAMWLAMRGTMTGELKEVLRNYVAPISNTAVGVQLLVNT, encoded by the coding sequence ATGGCTAAGCTGATCGGTGGTATTACCACCTCACACATTCCTGCCATTGGCGTGGCGATGGACAAACATCTGGAAGACACACCGTACTATCGTGATCTGTTTGCCATCTACCCACCGATTCGTGAGTGGCTGCAAGAGCAAAAACCGGACATCGCCGTATTGTTCTATAACGACCACGGTCTGGAAATGTTCCTCGATAAAAAGCCGACCTTCGCTATTGGCTGTGCACCTGAGTACCATAATGCTGACGAAGGCTGGGGCATTAATCCGATTCCACCGGTCACCGGTGAAACCGAACTGAGCTGGCACATCGTCAACCACCTGATCGAGAACGACTTTGACCCGACGGTATGTCAGGACATCAAGGTTGACCACGGTGCGACGGTGCCACTGACGCTGCTGTGGCCGAACTTTACCTATCAGGGCATCAAGGTCATTCCGGTCAGCATCAACTGTGAACGTCATCCGATGCCCAAACCATCCCGCAGCTTTGCATTTGGTCAGGCAATTGGTGACGCGATCCGTTCCTGGGACAGTGACCAGAAAGTGGTCGTCCTGGGAACCGGGGGGTTGTCACACCAGCTTGATGGTCAACGTGCCGGTATTCTGAATGGTGATTTTGACAACTATTGTATGGACAAGCTGGTCAACGAGCCGGAAGAACTGTGTCAATACAGCAACTCTGACCTGATCGAAAAAGGTGGTGCCCAAATGGTCGAACTGGCCATGTGGCTGGCGATGCGCGGCACCATGACCGGTGAATTAAAAGAAGTTCTGCGTAACTACGTGGCACCCATCTCCAATACCGCCGTTGGAGTACAACTGCTGGTCAATACCTGA
- a CDS encoding protocatechuate 3,4-dioxygenase (extradiol catechol dioxygenase that catalyzes the oxidative cleavage of substituted catechols; part of the bacterial aromatic compound degradation pathway) → MSEYELREVEGTIHFDGPMATKGFKFNKMCYSFNSEENRQAFRDDPEGYMETFQISEEQRQAVRDKDIIRMLELGGSIYYMAKFAIIFGWNMQIVGGMQSGRSTEEFKAYLDSQGRGKNNG, encoded by the coding sequence ATGTCAGAATACGAATTACGTGAAGTTGAAGGCACCATCCATTTTGATGGACCCATGGCCACCAAGGGTTTCAAGTTCAACAAGATGTGTTACTCGTTTAACAGCGAAGAGAACCGCCAGGCGTTCCGTGATGATCCGGAAGGTTATATGGAAACGTTCCAGATCTCTGAAGAGCAACGTCAGGCGGTGCGTGACAAAGACATCATCCGCATGCTGGAGCTGGGTGGCAGCATCTACTACATGGCCAAATTCGCCATTATTTTTGGCTGGAACATGCAGATCGTAGGCGGTATGCAGTCTGGCCGCAGCACGGAAGAATTCAAAGCATACCTGGACAGTCAGGGGCGAGGTAAAAACAATGGCTAA